The Mycolicibacterium parafortuitum nucleotide sequence CGGCCGAGCGGCTGCTGGGCCGGATGGCGCAGATGCGGTCGTGGGGCGCGGAGCTGACCCGGATCAGTCTGGCGGGCGGGCCGGCGAGCGCGTGGTTGGCCGGTGACACGAGGGGACTCGGCGCGATCGCGGGCGCGGTCGACGATGCGCTCGACGACGGGTGCGCGCGGTGGCGGCTACCGCGACCGGCGGTGGTGCTGGCGCCGCTCGGCCGGTGACGTCGGCGGTCAGTCCTCGACGACGCCGGCTGCCTGCGCGCTGGTGACCATCTGTCCCCACGCGTGCTGGGCCGCGACGAACACGACCAGCGCGGTGATCAGCGCGAGGGACGAGACGGTCCAGTAGGCCCACGGGGCCACGTGGGCCGGCGAGGCCACCAGCATCATCGCCAGGCTCGCGGCGAACGCCAGCACGGCGGTCAGCCACGTTCGCTGCGTCTCGCGCGCAACAGCATCGCGGACCTGCGGGAACTCGACTGTGTGAGTCATGTTCATACGGTGAGCCGGGGTGCTGAAGACCTGCTCACCGTTGGCTGTGTGAATCCTTTGAAGTTCGGGTGGGAATGTTAAGCGGGCGGCAGCTCGTTGGTCATCGCCTGGTATCCGTGCGCGCTCGCGCGCTGTAGCCCGGCACGCACCAGCCCCATGATGAGCCCTTGGAGCGCCGCGGCCAGGATGACGGTCTTGGTCGACTGCGTCAGATCCTTCGGGTCCGGCGGCTCCGCGTCGTTGTCACCGATGCGTTTCCAGATCTGACCGAAGATCGCCCCGGCGAGCAGTCCTCCGCCCACCCCGGTGGCCACCGACAGCGGCGTGTACAGCGATCTGGCGATCTTGCTCATGGTCACTCCTTGGTCACTACACCGTGCGCGTCGGGAGATGCCTACCCGTGTCGCGCCTGGCCAAACGCGCCCCGGGGCGGACGCGCCGGTGGGAGGATCGGTCGATGGGCCCTGGTCAACCGCCCCGTCGCAACGAGACCGAGACCGAACGCCTGGACCGCAACTGGGCCAGCCTGCTGCAGGAACTGCGGGTCGTGCAGACCGGGGTGCAGCTGCTCACCGGCTTCTTGTTGACCCTGCCGTTCCAGCAGCGTTTCGACATCCTCGACGACGGCATGCAGGTGGTGTATCTGGTGACGGTGTGCGCCGCGGTCGGGTCCACCGTGCTGCTGATCGCGCCGGTGGCGATGCACCGGTTGCTGTTCCGCAGACATCGGCTGGCCGTGCTGGTGGCGGCTTCGCATCGGTGCGCGTACGCGGGGCTGCTGCTGCTTGCGGTGGCCCTGACCGGGATGACGGTGATCATCTTCGACGCGGTCGCGGGTCTGTGGGCGGCGGTGATCGCCGGCGGGTGCGCGCTGGTGCTGTTCGTGATGTTCTGGTGGGCGCTGCCGATCTCGATGCGCACCGGGCCTCAGCAGGCAGCCGCACCGTAGTTTCGCCGGGGGACCGCCGGGTACGCCGGACGCCGTGACTCACGAGCAAACCCCCGCAGCCCCCGACGTGACCCCTGACGGTGTGATCCCGTATCCGGGCGAGACCGACCAGATGTCCGACCGTCCGCGTGACGAGATGCGCGACTATCAGGGCACCGGCCTGCTCACCGGGAAGAAGGCGCTCATCACCGGCGGGGATTCTGGTATCGGCAGAGCCGTGGCCGTCGCGTTCGCCAAGGAGGGCGCCGACGTCTCCATCGCGTACCTGGAGGAGAAAACCGATGCCGCACATACGCTGTCGCTGATCGAGGCAGCCGGCCGGCGCGGCGTCGAATTCCCCGGTGACCTCGCCGACCCCGAACACTGCCGCCGCGTCGTCGACGAGACCGCCCAACAGCTCGGCGGGCTCGACATCGTCGTCAACAACGTCGCATTCCAGTCGCCGGCCACCGACCTCACCGAGATCTCGGACGCCCAGTGGCGACGCACCTTCGCGGTGAACATCGACAGCTTCTTCCACGTCACGAAAGCCGCGCTGCGTCACCTGCCCGACGGTGCCGCGATCATCAACACCGGGTCCATCAACGGGCTGCGCGGCAACAAGACCCTGATCGACTACTCGGCGACCAAGGGTGCGGTCATCGCGCTGACGTACTCGCTGGCGCAGTCACTGGCCGAGCGCGGGATCCGGGTCAACTGCGTCGCGCCGGGACCGGTGTGGACCCCGCTGATCCCGGCGACGATGGATGCGGAGAAGGTCGAGTCGTTCGGCGAGCAGGTGCCGATGGGCCGCGCCGCGCAGCCCGACGAGATCGCGCCGTCCTACGTGTTCTTCGCGGCGTCGCGGATGTCGTCGTACTACAGCGGTGAGGTGCTGGCCCCGATCGGTGGCGAGACGCTGCCGGGCTGAGGGTGTCTCACCCGCGGTGGTAGGTCAGGAACAGGTACCCGTCGGCGCCGACGAGCACCCGTCCCAACCGCAGCGCGGTCGGGGCGGCGATGGCCGACGGTGCGCCGCTGCCCACCGGTTGGCTGCCGGCCAGCCTCGGGGCGAGGGTCACGCAGAGTTCGTCGACGAGGTCGAGCGCGACGAGTTCGTCGAGCAGCGTCGGCCCGCCCTCGCACAGGATGCGCTGCAGGCCCTGTTCGCGGAGTTGGTGGATCGCACCGCCGACGTCGACGGTGTCGGTGCCGGAAACGATGACCCGGCAACCGGTTTCCCGCGCGGCGCTGGTGCTTGCGCTGCCGGTGATCAGGATCGGCGGGGTCGGCCCGCCGAACATGCTCTCGGGTAGCCGGCCGGACCGCGACACGACCGCCAGCGGCGGCGGGTCGTCACCCAGGCCCAGTTCGCGACGATGCGCGCGGTGTTCCGGACGCAGCCGCACCGGGCCGTAGCCTTCGGCGCGCGCGGTTCCGGCGCCGACGAGAACCACGTCGGCGTAGGCGCGCAACGCCAACAGCAGCGCATAGTCAGCCGGAGACGACAGCGGTCCTGCCCGCCCGGCGAACGCCGCGGCGCCGTCGGCGCTGAAGATCATGTTGACCCGCACCCCGGCGGGCGCCGGCCGGTAGCCGTGGTCCTCCACGGCGGCGCCGGCGGGCAGGGTCCGCACGTCGGTCATGCGTCGTGGCCCGGCTCGATGTCGCGGACGTCGGAGAACGTGATCAGGTCACCGAGCTCGTCGGGAGCGCTGCCGTCGACGGGCTCCAGAAGATGGGCGACGTGGTCGCCGACGTCGAACCGGCGGACCACCCGCCCGGCGAACCAGGCCGCCGCGTCGTCGAGGACGGGCAGGCCGTGCGGTCCTTCATGCCAGGCGCATTCGGCGAACTTATCCGTCGAGTCACCGGTGGTGCTGCCGAACAACCTCGCCACGGACAGCGCGTCGCGCGGCAGGACGTGCACGGCGAGGTGCTCGGTGTCCTGGGCCACGGTGTAGGTGTGGTTCTTGCGGGACAGGCCGACCAGGAAACGCGGCGGGTTGATGCTGGTCTGTGAGGTGAATCCGACCAGGCAGCCTGACCTGCGGTCGCCGACGGCGGTGGTCACCACGAACATCGGATAGTCGAGCAGGGACACCAGGCCTTCGAATGCGGCACTGCCGCCGTGTTGTTCGCCCACTGCGACCTCCTTCGACTCGACCTCCTTCGACCAAGTCCTCATTGCCGTTTCTGATCTTGACCAAACGGCGCGACGTTTGGGGGGCCTGTCACAGGGTAGTGACGGGCCCATGAAGGCTGTGACATGGCATGGGCGCAGGGATGTACGCGTCGACACTGTTCCGGATCCGAGGATCGAGGAGCCCACCGACGCGATCATCGAGGTCACGTCCACCAACATCTGCGGTTCGGACCTGCATCTGTACGAGGTTCTCGGCGCGTTCATGAACGAGGGGGACGTCCTCGGCCACGAGCCGATGGGCATCGTGCGTGAGGTGGGTTCGGAGGTGACGAACCTGTCGGTCGGCGACCGGGTGGTCATCCCGTTCCAGATCTCGTGCGGCCACTGCTTCATGTGCGACCAGTTGCTCTACACCCAGTGCGAGACGACCCAGGTGCGTGAGCAGGGGATGGGTGCGGCGCTGTTCGGCTATTCGGAGCTCTACGGTTCGGTGCCCGGCGGGCAGGCCCAGTACCTGCGGGTCCCGCAAGCTCAGTTCACCCACATCAAAGTGCCTGAGGGGCCGCCGGATTCGCGGTTCGTATACCTGTCTGATGTGCTGCCCACGGCGTGGCAGTCGGTGGTCTACGCCGACATCCCGAAGGGCGGCACCGTCACCGTCCTCGGTCTCGGCCCGATCGGGGACATGGCGGCCAGGATCGCCCAGCATCTCGGATATCAGGTGTT carries:
- a CDS encoding pyrimidine reductase family protein encodes the protein MTDVRTLPAGAAVEDHGYRPAPAGVRVNMIFSADGAAAFAGRAGPLSSPADYALLLALRAYADVVLVGAGTARAEGYGPVRLRPEHRAHRRELGLGDDPPPLAVVSRSGRLPESMFGGPTPPILITGSASTSAARETGCRVIVSGTDTVDVGGAIHQLREQGLQRILCEGGPTLLDELVALDLVDELCVTLAPRLAGSQPVGSGAPSAIAAPTALRLGRVLVGADGYLFLTYHRG
- a CDS encoding SDR family oxidoreductase; the protein is MSDRPRDEMRDYQGTGLLTGKKALITGGDSGIGRAVAVAFAKEGADVSIAYLEEKTDAAHTLSLIEAAGRRGVEFPGDLADPEHCRRVVDETAQQLGGLDIVVNNVAFQSPATDLTEISDAQWRRTFAVNIDSFFHVTKAALRHLPDGAAIINTGSINGLRGNKTLIDYSATKGAVIALTYSLAQSLAERGIRVNCVAPGPVWTPLIPATMDAEKVESFGEQVPMGRAAQPDEIAPSYVFFAASRMSSYYSGEVLAPIGGETLPG
- a CDS encoding DUF6328 family protein; translation: MGPGQPPRRNETETERLDRNWASLLQELRVVQTGVQLLTGFLLTLPFQQRFDILDDGMQVVYLVTVCAAVGSTVLLIAPVAMHRLLFRRHRLAVLVAASHRCAYAGLLLLAVALTGMTVIIFDAVAGLWAAVIAGGCALVLFVMFWWALPISMRTGPQQAAAP
- a CDS encoding flavin reductase family protein — protein: MFVVTTAVGDRRSGCLVGFTSQTSINPPRFLVGLSRKNHTYTVAQDTEHLAVHVLPRDALSVARLFGSTTGDSTDKFAECAWHEGPHGLPVLDDAAAWFAGRVVRRFDVGDHVAHLLEPVDGSAPDELGDLITFSDVRDIEPGHDA
- a CDS encoding zinc-dependent alcohol dehydrogenase; translated protein: MKAVTWHGRRDVRVDTVPDPRIEEPTDAIIEVTSTNICGSDLHLYEVLGAFMNEGDVLGHEPMGIVREVGSEVTNLSVGDRVVIPFQISCGHCFMCDQLLYTQCETTQVREQGMGAALFGYSELYGSVPGGQAQYLRVPQAQFTHIKVPEGPPDSRFVYLSDVLPTAWQSVVYADIPKGGTVTVLGLGPIGDMAARIAQHLGYQVFAVDLVPERLDRATARGIHTIDASNVDGSVGDEVRRLTGGRGSDAVIDAVGMEAHGSPVTHAVQAATAFLPDAIAKPMMQKAGIDRLGALYSAIDCVRRGGTLSLIGVYGGMADPIPMLTLFDKQIQLRMGQANVKRWVDDIMPLLTDSDPLGVDTFATHVLPLDEAPHAYDIFQKKKDGAVKVILQP
- a CDS encoding DUF4235 domain-containing protein; this translates as MSKIARSLYTPLSVATGVGGGLLAGAIFGQIWKRIGDNDAEPPDPKDLTQSTKTVILAAALQGLIMGLVRAGLQRASAHGYQAMTNELPPA